The following are encoded in a window of Elusimicrobiota bacterium genomic DNA:
- a CDS encoding HEAT repeat domain-containing protein codes for MARVFWGILACAFLRPLAAAQAPDQEGVSVWASVASTDGAHLAALSADLKLGLWNERIHAVHELEPYGAAGRPLLEYAARDADWQVRLTAVHFLGRLGRPALPALAEILKEEPCRHVRITAIHWLGSMGVAASGVLAEALGDESGMARLTGRYWLRKLGQEDTSASAEGLDSQTAKTEELKACRPSLQPGRLGLVQRLAAQTPAAPRAEIAELELPSAAPAASSATARPAPEAFPSPAAPGRPSAQERNTELDKLLADTEPAMGPAPGIPESLPPGPPGAGPRDNAEPAIALAGTSPRSGPGPATVAAPNDPERLPPGAPGAGLRPAPPAETALAEDHGRPKPENDPLPELIKTLRKGDARARARAADEAGKRGAKAAAALPALLSNLKHSDRRVRASAALALGNIGAAADSAVPALVRLLKDPSEDVQSSAAVALGRLGTPRARRAFRRYLRDQAGSLARPAGVAP; via the coding sequence CTTCCTGCGGCCTCTGGCGGCCGCGCAGGCGCCGGACCAGGAAGGCGTGAGCGTCTGGGCCAGCGTCGCCAGCACCGACGGAGCCCATTTGGCCGCGCTCTCGGCCGATCTCAAGCTCGGCCTGTGGAACGAGCGCATCCATGCCGTGCATGAGCTCGAGCCCTACGGGGCCGCGGGCCGCCCGCTGCTCGAGTACGCGGCGCGCGACGCGGATTGGCAGGTGCGCCTGACCGCGGTCCACTTTCTGGGGCGCCTGGGCCGGCCGGCCCTGCCGGCCTTGGCCGAGATCTTGAAGGAAGAGCCCTGCCGGCACGTGCGCATCACGGCCATCCATTGGCTGGGCAGCATGGGCGTGGCTGCCTCCGGCGTTCTCGCCGAAGCGCTCGGAGACGAGAGCGGCATGGCGCGCCTGACGGGCCGCTACTGGCTCAGGAAGCTGGGGCAGGAGGACACCTCCGCCTCCGCCGAGGGTCTCGATTCCCAGACCGCCAAGACCGAGGAGCTCAAGGCCTGCAGACCCTCCCTCCAGCCGGGCCGGCTCGGCTTGGTCCAGCGCCTCGCAGCCCAGACGCCTGCCGCTCCGCGCGCAGAGATCGCGGAGCTCGAACTCCCGTCCGCGGCCCCGGCCGCCTCATCGGCAACGGCCCGGCCCGCTCCGGAAGCCTTTCCCAGCCCGGCCGCCCCTGGCCGGCCCAGCGCGCAGGAACGAAACACGGAGCTCGACAAGCTGCTGGCCGACACCGAGCCGGCCATGGGGCCCGCCCCAGGGATCCCGGAGAGCCTGCCGCCGGGTCCTCCCGGCGCCGGGCCGCGGGATAATGCGGAGCCGGCGATTGCTTTGGCCGGGACCTCGCCTCGCTCCGGGCCGGGTCCCGCGACAGTGGCTGCGCCGAACGATCCGGAGCGCCTGCCGCCGGGGGCGCCGGGCGCCGGACTGCGGCCGGCCCCCCCCGCTGAGACCGCTCTGGCGGAGGATCATGGCCGGCCCAAGCCGGAGAACGACCCGCTTCCGGAGCTCATCAAGACCTTGCGCAAGGGCGACGCACGCGCCCGGGCCCGTGCCGCCGACGAGGCCGGCAAGCGCGGCGCCAAGGCGGCAGCGGCTTTGCCGGCCCTGCTGTCCAACCTCAAGCACTCCGACCGGCGGGTCCGGGCCAGCGCCGCCCTGGCCCTGGGCAACATCGGAGCGGCCGCCGACTCGGCCGTGCCGGCCCTGGTCAGACTGCTCAAGGACCCGAGCGAGGACGTGCAGTCGAGCGCGGCCGTGGCCTTGGGTCGGCTGGGCACGCCGCGCGCGCGCCGCGCCTTCCGGCGCTATCTGCGCGACCAGGCCGGGAGCCTGGCGCGGCCCGCAGGGGTCGCGCCGTGA